The following nucleotide sequence is from Gemmatimonadota bacterium.
TCGTGAGTGCAGGCTAGCTCGCAACGGCGGGCCCGCGATTGACTCGCGCGATGTGACACCCGGCTTCGCCGTGCCGCAGATAGAGGTGGTCGACATCGGGCTGATCCAAGAGCCGCTCGATGACGGTTTCGATTCCGTCACCAGTCGCTCGTTCCGTTGCTACGACCCGACTCCTCGGGGCGCGCGCCTCGAGAAAGAGTGGCAGCGAGCGGAGACCCGGCGGGAAGCCCGCGCCGGTGTAGCGGGTGCAATCGTGGGCGTGGATGAAGACGGGGCCCGGCGCGCCGAGGCCACCGGCTTCTGCGGGGCGGTAGGTGAAGAGCAGCCGCTCGTCGAGGCCGACCTGGAAGAGATCGAGGCAGGCGCGGCAGGGTCCGGTCCCCTTGGCCA
It contains:
- a CDS encoding DUF1203 domain-containing protein translates to MMAFHLTGLPDDLTREVRSTLRSPEYGHPAVREVAKGTGPCRACLDLFQVGLDERLLFTYRPAEAGGLGAPGPVFIHAHDCTRYTGAGFPPGLRSLPLFLEARAPRSRVVATERATGDGIETVIERLLDQPDVDHLYLRHGEAGCHIARVNRGPAVAS